Below is a window of Streptomyces genisteinicus DNA.
CGAGGACCGCGAGCGCGGAGGCCCCGCCGCCGATGAGGACGGCCCAGAGCCAGGTGTGGGTGAGGGTGCGGTGGCCTCCGGTGCGCCGCGCGTCGCCGGGCTTGCGGGTCGCCTTGTAGACGGCGAAGGACAGCTTGTCGACGATCCCGCACAGCGCCCGGGATATCGGCCCGAAGGCGCGGGAGATCGTGGCGGCCTTGTGGTCGAGGTCCGGCGCCAGTGCCGCGCCCGCGCAGATGAGGGCGCCGACGACGAGTACCGGCCACGGCATCGGATGGCCGGCCGCGGCCGTCGCGGCGCCCACCCCCAGCCACGCTGCCGCGCCGGAGAGTGAGTGCGCCGGTCCCATCATCTGCCTGTCCCCGCCCCGTCATCCGTTGTACCGCTCGTGAGTTGACGGGTCAGCGTACCGTTCGTGATCTTCGCGGTGCCGGGCGGTTCCCTCATCCGGGGGGAAGGCAGGCAAGATGGGGGCGTGACCCTCATCGATCAGCTTCCGCCCGACGCCGACCCCGACGCCCTCTTCGAGTCCTTCTCCTCATGGGCCGAGGAGCAGGGCATCACGCTCTATCCGGCTCAGGAGGAGGCCCTGATCGAGGTGGTGTCGGGGGCGAACGTGATCCTGTCGACCCCCACGGGCTCGGGCAAGAGCCTGGTCGCGGCGGGCGCGCACTTCGCGGCGCTCGCCCGGGACGAGGTCACCTTCTACACCGCGCCGATCAAGGCGCTGGTGTCCGAGAAGTTCTTCGACCTGTGCAAGCTCTTCGGCACGGAGAACGTCGGCATGCTGACGGGCGACGCCTCGGTGAACGCGGACGCGCCGGTCATCTGCTGCACGGCCGAGGTCCTGGCGTCGATCGCGCTGCGGGACGGCCGGGACGCGGACGTCGGCCAGGTCGTGATGGACGAGTTCCACTTCTACGCGGAGCCCGACCGCGGCTGGGCCTGGCAGATCCCGCTGCTGGAGCTGCCGCAGGCGCAGTTCGTGCTGATGTCGGCGACGCTCGGCGACGTGTCGATGTTCGAGAAGGACCTGACGCGGCGGACGGGGCGCGAGACGACGGTGGTCCGCTCGGCGACCCGCCCGGTGCCGCTGTCGTACGAGTACGTGACGACGCCGATCACCGAGACGCTGACGGAGCTGCTGGAGACGAAGCAGGCGCCCGTCTACATCGTGCACTTCACCCAGGCCCAGGCGGTCGAGCGGGCGCAGTCGCTGATGAGCATCAACATGTGCACCCGCGAGGAGAAGGACCGGATCGCCGACCTGATCGGCAACTTCCGCTTCACCACCGCATTCGGGCGCAATCTCTCCCGCTACGTCCGGCACGGCATCGGTGTGCACCACGCCGGCATGCTGCCGAAGTACCGGCGGCTGGTGGAGAAGCTGGCGCAGGCCGGGCTGCTCAAGGTGATCTGCGGCACCGACACCCTCGGTGTCGGTGTCAACGTGCCCATCCGGACGGTGCTGTTCACCGCGCTGACCAAGTACGACGGCAACCGGGTGCGGGTGCTGCGGTCGCGGGAGTTCCACCAGATCGCGGGCCGGGCGGGCCGGGCCGGCTTCGACACCGCGGGCTTCGTGGTCGCGCAGGCGCCCGAGCACGTCATCGAGAACGAGAAGGCGCTGGCGAAGGCCGGCGACGACCCGAAGAAGAAGCGGAAGGTGGTCCGCAAGAAGGCGCCGGAGGGGTTCGTCGCCTGGTCGCAGAACTCGTTCGAGAAGCTGATCGCCTCCGACCC
It encodes the following:
- a CDS encoding DEAD/DEAH box helicase → MTLIDQLPPDADPDALFESFSSWAEEQGITLYPAQEEALIEVVSGANVILSTPTGSGKSLVAAGAHFAALARDEVTFYTAPIKALVSEKFFDLCKLFGTENVGMLTGDASVNADAPVICCTAEVLASIALRDGRDADVGQVVMDEFHFYAEPDRGWAWQIPLLELPQAQFVLMSATLGDVSMFEKDLTRRTGRETTVVRSATRPVPLSYEYVTTPITETLTELLETKQAPVYIVHFTQAQAVERAQSLMSINMCTREEKDRIADLIGNFRFTTAFGRNLSRYVRHGIGVHHAGMLPKYRRLVEKLAQAGLLKVICGTDTLGVGVNVPIRTVLFTALTKYDGNRVRVLRSREFHQIAGRAGRAGFDTAGFVVAQAPEHVIENEKALAKAGDDPKKKRKVVRKKAPEGFVAWSQNSFEKLIASDPEPLTSRFKVTHAMLLSVIARPGNAFDAMRRLLEDNHEPRRQQLRHIRRAIAIYRSLLDGGIVERLDTPDAQGRIVRLTVDFQQDFALNQALSTFALAAFDLLDPESPSYALDMVSVVESTLDDPRQILAAQQNKARGEAVGAMKADGVEYEERMERLQEISYPKPLEELLWHAYNLYRKSHPWVGDHPVSPKSVIRDMYERALSFTEFTSFYELARTEGIVLRYLAGAYKALDHTVPDDLKSEDLQDLIAWLGEMVRQVDSSLLDEWEQLANPEVETAEQAQEKADQVKPVTANARAFRVLVRNAMFRRVELAALDQVGALGELDAASGWDADAWGEAMDAYWDEYEDLGTGPDARGPKLLAIEEDPAHGLWRVRQTFADPEGDHDWGISAEVDLAASDEEGRAVVRVTSVGQL